The sequence TTTGAAGGAGGCATAATGAAACTGATTATGTTGTGGTTAAAGGTGTAGAAGCAATAAGTAAATAacgcagtaaaaaaaaaagcaacaatcTATAAAACAAATGGCATTGTACTTTTAACTAGAAGTTTGTTTATCACCAATTGTTAACATCTCTAGTACTTATCATGTATGTGAGGCAGTGAGATATTATATAGGGGGTGAAACAATCTCTTGTTTTCAAGTTATGggttttagaaaatgaaaaaaagtcaaTGTTGTTTTGGGGTCTTGGAAGCTCAATTCTATTTGGAGACTCACACTTTTTATGTACTGCCATATGttaatgcaaaattttattactatattttttgtatAGTAGCTATCAATCCTTTTCACTTTGTTCCACTAATTCTCacaagtttttatttcttttttttttactactactATTTTCATACATGTGAATTCAAAAAATGACTTGGGCTTCTAGTGATTGTTctctaattttgaatttttagactAATGATTGAATTCTGGCTCTTATCATGATCATGATTATGCTGTTAATACCGTACTAGACAACATCTGAGTTTGTACATTAGAATGGGGTGTCTTGTtacaatttatattattatgcaCAAAGCAGTTGTAAATGCATTcttttttagagaaatttttgttacaaaatacTTTGCCTACTTGAACTTACATAGGAATAGGATGATTAGTGACAATTATGGTTTAGATGTGTACTTTggaaattataaataatcatGGTTATCAAAACCAAATTTCACCAGTTTTTGAGTTGGTAGGATTGTACCAACTATAGGATTTGTTTTGAAACTGACATAGTGCCTGACTCAAGTACATTATAGCATATTTTGTAGAGTGCAACTGTATTATAATTTGTGTTTTCAGGAATGTACCAAGCTAATATACATTGCCAACACACAACACCAGCACATACCAAAGCTCAGACCCCTATCATGTCCAAATCGCAGAACCCACTGACCACTAGACCCAACTCACACCAAGCTGAAGCCCACAtaaacccaaaactcaaaactccCTCCTTCCCTTTCACCAATTCTCAACCCCATCATTTGTTTCCAAGGAATAATCGTAGCATGTCCTAATATATCTTAGAAGcacaatttatataaaaagtgcattccattaaaatataaactgaagtaaaaaaattagaaggaaaataaattggagaagagggaaaaaaatttgttgtggaTATTTTATTTCAAGGTGTTTGATTtgtccacacacacacacagagtcTGATTTAGTCCCTTGCTTGTGACAATTACAACACTCACTCACCGACTGTGACATGATCCTCTCCACGACCATCTGAGAACACCCATTTCCAAGCACCAAAAATCAATCAACCCACCCACACAATCATACCCAAAGACCCACATTAAATCCCATATCTAACACAATCatacccaaaaacccaaaacggATAATACCTATAGATAGAGATAATGTTCAAAATACATgcaactcaaaactcaaaaacacaacTTACaaagttggggggggggggatgattaataatttaattttcccCATCTTCAATGCcctttttgaactttttattaAGTTAAAGAACCTTTGAGCTTTATAGGCACCTCTAGCTCACGAGAAATAGGGTGGttaagtataattttttatcctAGTGTGTTATTATTGGACTTATTGCATGAGTTTCATTTTCTTAGCCTGTAATATGTCTTCTGCCACTACTTATGAGTCCACTTCTAGTGGCCATATGTGCGATATGGATCGATGTGTGGAAAGGACCTCCCTATCTATCTGTAATTTCGGTAGGAGGTCCTATGGATGTCAGTAGTGGTCGCCGGTTAGTATTACATGATTTTATTGTCGTTACATATTTGACTTGTCATATTCTTACTGTCTTTGCTAACCATCTTTTATATGCCTTCAATGTTGTATGCAGGACTTCGATCAGGCATGTAAGTTCTTCAAATGGTTGGACAAGAACACATGCCTACGTGGCCATGCAACAGCACCATTTGTCCATGAAAGGTTTACCCAATATAAGGCCGAGGTCGTAGCTGCAAGAAATGAAAGGGACGAGACTTATGCAAGGGAAGCAGAAGCACGAGAGCTCCTAAGGATAGCAAAGCGCAAGGCTGAAAAAACTAAGCTCGCACTCCGGATTGCTGAAGACAAGGTCTATAAGTATAGGctaggtttatttttctcttggaCTATACTTGGCATTTATTTTGTGTTCTCTATTGCTTTTGGGGGCCATGGCCATATGCAACTGCGTCTGCTATGACCCATTGACGATCACGTGTGTAATGTAAATATCTTTCATATTTAAGCTTCCTTTTTTGGTTggatcatcttttttttttcttttttcaaagaagagttTGATCATCTATCTAGTTGTTGTGAtccaaaattttgcaatagtgTATCCTGCTAGATTTCTAGATTACTCAGTCCATGATTTGGTGTTTACAGTAgctttttatttgttgaataTTTAATGAATGATTCTCTcctagaatattttttttcgtTCCTAGTCTGGGGGGTATACATCAAGCCTATAATAAGAATATATCAAGCTTATAATAAGaatatatcaaagcaacttATTATATACTTGTTAAATGATGTGGGGAATGATGAGGTAATCTTGGGGAAAGTTGGATGAAACAAATGTAAAGTAGCGTACTTTGTACAAATGTGTTCAGTTTTGTGGGGAAAATTTATGGCTGATGCGTATATTTGTGGGGCAAATTTAGCACTTCCCCCTCTACATATCCTAATTCCTAAACCGAATGTTATCCTTATTTTCTTCTAATAAGTCAATGTTATCCTCTATGATCTAAGTGATGAAGTAAAGATGTTCTTTCTTATTTATTGGTTTTGGTTCAAATATGAAAGTATTTTGTACAACAAAACCAAAAGTAATCCCAATCGGTAACTTCTTATTCAAATGGGttctattccattttttttaataaatctacAAACCTTGTATAAGTGAGGCATTAAACTGTATTAAGGTTATCAACAAGTACACttatgtttctaaaaaaagaaaagaaaacaagtacacttattttcctaaaaaaaaaaaaaataccctttTTAAGTTAACAACAAAAACTCTATTTGATGTAGATATAATATTTAAGTGTATCATGGCCGCTTGGCAGGTTTGAAGAAGCGACAAAGGAAACGACAAACTGTTAGCATTAGTTTATGTTGAAGCATTGGAATGTGACTCTACAGCACAAGTATCAAAAGCTATTATAGATAGGCATGGGCAGAAATGTCACGGGATTTAAAACTGATaagttttatttggttttgtgaGTTTCTTAATTGAATTTGCATTCCAAAAAGAACTGAAGATGGAGTCGGGTTTTGGATGGATGGTTTTCACAGCTTTGGTGGGTGGGTGTGTTGCAATATATTAGTTGCTAAAGAGTGCAAATCAACAAATAATACAAATACAAAtccaaatcacaaaaaatgcattataaaaaaaaaaaaatccctgcAACCTACATGCCTTTTGATGAGGGTCCAACTCAATTGCCTTATCGAATTTTGCTACAGAACCAAGAACATCACCCTTTACAATAACAAAGCATTCCAAATTACATAGACCCAAAATACTTATAAACCAAAAGTACATAATATTCCAAATTACACAGACCCAAAATAGTGCAGTAAAATTACAAGTTAGGCTGAAAACCCATAGCATCTACATTGCAGTGAAGTAAATGGTCAATTTccattttcaatatataatcATCTCACATTGCCACGAGTAACATAATCATTCCACATTGTGTCAGTGATATTGTCCCTAACTTGGCCCATCGCTCTCTTTGATGCACTTGACATTTCTAGTACATGCGTTTGGGTCGCTGAGCTTGTTGATGCTCCAACATCTCCACTGCCTTTGCTATTGGTCGCACTACCTTTGCCATCACTCTCCCCTATTGTTCTGAACAATTCATCACTCTGATTGTTCATGCGTATGAAATTGTGTAAAGCACAGCACACAATAACCACGTACTGCTACCTAATTGGCTTGAAGTTTGGCATTAAATTCAGAATGGGGAAACGGGCTTTCAGCACTCCAAAGGATTGCTCAATAACCATCTGTAAGGACGAGTGCCTGTAGTTGTACAACTCTTTCTTTAATGTTATCCATCTACCGCTTGAGTTGAATTCCTGTGCATGGTATCTAGTTGACTTGTGAGGGGGGAGAAAACTAGCGCTAATTGGTAGACCCGAATCCACCAAGTAGTACGaccctacacacacacacacaaccagCAAGCACGTAATTAAGTTGTTCATAAACATACTATTTTGACGTGGaggataaaataattttagttaaagTTACAGTAATGTATAGTACCTGTTGGTGGCCATGGGAATCCATGCTTCCAGTCACTGATCGCTTCCTCGAAAAGCCTTGAGTCATTCGCATTGCCCTCCCACCCACCATGGACAAATGTGAACTGCATGTCCATGTTACTCACACACAGCACATTAGTTGTTATAAGGCTCTTGCGGTCCCTGTGTACTTGAGTCTCATTTGCAGGAGGTCAGGCACTCACGTGTGTTCCATCAATTGCTCCTATACATCTCTACACATGAAAGTTTTCATTAATCTTAGCAAGCATATATcaaatatcatattattttacTGTTATGTCCAGTTAGTTAAGTAAGAGAATGTTTTGTACCTTAAACCATGGCCAGTACTTGTTCACTTGAAGATGTTCGGGGAGGCCTGTGACTTTTTGATTAGGTTTAATTAAATGCTTCGCGTAGTGGTGGTCAGCTCACAACGCCTTACGAAAATGCCGGCACACAGTTTCTGTTGAGTGCTGAAACCTATCGGCAACACATCTAAAGCGGGTGTTGTATCCAAGTATGTACAATAACATGACCACGGCCTGAGTGACATTCACCTCACCACGTCCGTCTCTCAAGTAACCATGTTGAGCCAACTCATCCACTAAATGTAACAGTAATTCAGGTGTCATGCGGAACATCTCGTAACAGTTCATAGCATTACCTTCAGTGACCTCGTCCATATACGCCTTGCCGGTCAACGCACTAACACGCATTGGTTGTTTATCATAATGCCGCTGCATATACGCATACATCTCCTCGACTATAGGATTCACTAAATTAAACTCTGCCTCTTCTTCACGTTTGGAATCCAAATCGATCCAATCACCATCATTGGTTCACAGCCATTGCTAGAACCAACGTTGTTGAAGTATGCATCCTCAAAGTCGTACTCTTGGATCGCCTGCCACCAGTCATTTCCGGACGCCATAAGTCACCTATACATTAGCAAAAACACACTATTCAATGAAAGTTATGTAAAGAGAGATATAAAAGTAAATATGTTATTCTTAACAATCTACACCTCAGCATGTAATTCAACAAAGTGATGAGACCACCAACATAGGAAATAGAAACCTATCAAATAGTCCTACTAATAACATCAACCATAGATTATAATaagacaataaaataaaataaaataaaataagttcaTCGCATaatatattagaataatataAACACCTAATTCAACCATCACCATAATAAACACCTAAAaatcaacaaacccaaaatcctaatTCGTCACATAATATAACACAAACCATACAAACATCCCAAGTTTATAAATAACATAAACCTTCGTAT is a genomic window of Quercus lobata isolate SW786 chromosome 2, ValleyOak3.0 Primary Assembly, whole genome shotgun sequence containing:
- the LOC115962884 gene encoding uncharacterized protein LOC115962884 translates to MDMQFTFVHGGWEGNANDSRLFEEAISDWKHGFPWPPTGSYYLVDSGLPISASFLPPHKSTRYHAQEFNSSGRWITLKKELYNYRHSSLQMVIEQSFGVLKARFPILNLMPNFKPIRTIGESDGKGSATNSKGSGDVGASTSSATQTHVLEMSSASKRAMGQVRDNITDTMWNDYVTRGNVR